One segment of Stenotrophomonas sp. SAU14A_NAIMI4_8 DNA contains the following:
- a CDS encoding monovalent cation:proton antiporter-2 (CPA2) family protein: MAVEAATSELVKVVALLGAAVVMVPLFRRLGLGSVLGYFTAGLAIGPFGLGWFSDPQAILHTAELGVVMFLFVIGLEMRPSHLWSLRKEIFGLGTLQIVTCALVLTSIAKLFGLPWQVAFIGATGFVLTSTAVVMQLLAERGDIALPSGQKIVSILLFEDLLIVPLLALVAWMAPSAGSADGEGSRWLSVAIGAGAIIGLVLVGRFLLNPLFRLLAEAKAREVMTAAALLVVLGAALLMQLSGLSMAMGAFLAGVLLSESTFRHQIEADIEPFRGILLGLFFLSVGMALDLGVVAGNWPLIVGLVLALMAAKALCIYVVARLMGSDHAQALDRGVLMAQGGEFAFVLFSAAASAGVINMDINANFTAVVVLSMALTPLVVLVYKRVAPKPEVSLEGVDTADGLSGSVLLIGFGRFGQVASQSLLARDVDVTIIDNDVDMIHNAERFGFKIYYGDGTRLDVLHASGAATARAIAVCVNNAEDADRIVELVAHEFPQAKLLVRSFDREHSLRLIHAGVDFQIRETFESALLFGQAALMELGAEEEDAQEIAQQIRERDAERFELEMAGGSLRAGAHMVFGSALPGVPTPTPFTAPKRKARTLNADQVPEEEEE; the protein is encoded by the coding sequence ATGGCGGTAGAAGCAGCGACCAGCGAACTGGTCAAGGTCGTCGCCCTGTTGGGCGCAGCGGTGGTCATGGTGCCGCTGTTCCGCAGGCTGGGCCTGGGCTCGGTACTGGGCTATTTCACCGCCGGCCTGGCCATCGGCCCGTTCGGGCTGGGCTGGTTCTCCGACCCGCAGGCGATCCTGCACACCGCCGAACTGGGCGTGGTGATGTTCCTGTTCGTCATCGGCCTGGAAATGCGGCCCTCGCACCTGTGGAGCCTGCGCAAGGAAATCTTCGGGCTGGGCACGCTGCAGATCGTCACCTGCGCGCTGGTGCTGACCAGCATCGCCAAGCTGTTCGGGCTGCCCTGGCAGGTCGCCTTCATCGGCGCCACCGGCTTCGTGCTGACCTCCACCGCGGTGGTGATGCAGCTGCTGGCCGAGCGCGGCGACATCGCGCTGCCGTCGGGGCAGAAGATCGTGTCCATCCTGCTGTTCGAAGACCTGCTGATCGTGCCGCTGCTGGCCCTGGTGGCGTGGATGGCGCCCAGCGCCGGTAGTGCCGACGGTGAGGGCTCGCGCTGGCTGTCGGTGGCCATCGGCGCCGGCGCCATCATTGGCCTGGTGCTGGTTGGCCGCTTCCTGCTGAACCCGCTGTTCCGCCTGCTGGCCGAAGCCAAGGCGCGCGAAGTGATGACCGCCGCCGCACTGCTGGTGGTGCTGGGCGCGGCCCTGCTGATGCAGCTGTCGGGCCTGTCGATGGCGATGGGCGCGTTCCTGGCCGGCGTGCTGCTGAGCGAATCGACCTTCCGCCACCAGATCGAAGCGGACATCGAACCGTTCCGCGGCATCCTGCTGGGCCTGTTCTTCCTCAGCGTGGGCATGGCGCTGGACCTGGGCGTGGTGGCCGGCAACTGGCCGCTGATCGTCGGCCTGGTGCTGGCGCTGATGGCCGCCAAGGCCCTGTGCATCTACGTGGTGGCGCGCCTGATGGGCAGCGACCACGCCCAGGCGCTGGACCGTGGCGTGCTGATGGCCCAGGGCGGCGAGTTCGCCTTCGTGCTGTTCAGTGCCGCCGCCAGCGCCGGCGTCATCAACATGGACATCAATGCCAACTTCACCGCCGTGGTGGTGCTGTCGATGGCACTGACCCCGCTGGTGGTGCTGGTTTACAAGCGCGTGGCGCCCAAGCCGGAAGTCAGCCTGGAAGGCGTGGACACCGCCGACGGCCTGTCCGGCAGCGTGCTGCTGATCGGCTTCGGCCGCTTCGGCCAGGTCGCCAGCCAGTCGCTGCTGGCGCGCGACGTGGACGTGACCATCATCGACAACGACGTGGACATGATCCACAACGCCGAGCGCTTCGGTTTCAAGATCTATTACGGCGACGGCACGCGTCTTGACGTGCTGCACGCCTCCGGCGCGGCCACCGCGCGTGCCATTGCGGTATGCGTGAACAATGCCGAAGACGCCGACCGCATCGTGGAATTGGTGGCGCACGAATTCCCGCAGGCCAAGCTGCTGGTGCGCTCGTTCGACCGCGAGCACTCGCTGCGGTTGATCCATGCCGGCGTCGATTTCCAGATTCGCGAAACCTTCGAATCGGCCTTGCTGTTCGGCCAGGCCGCGCTGATGGAACTGGGTGCCGAAGAAGAGGACGCCCAGGAAATCGCCCAGCAGATCCGCGAACGCGACGCCGAGCGCTTCGAGCTGGAAATGGCCGGCGGCAGCCTGCGCGCCGGTGCGCACATGGTGTTCGGCAGCGCACTGCCGGGGGTACCGACCCCGACGCCGTTTACCGCACCCAAGCGCAAGGCGCGCACGTTGAACGCCGACCAGGTGCCGGAAGAAGAAGAGGAATGA
- the guaB gene encoding IMP dehydrogenase, translated as MLRIQAEALTYDDVSLVPAHSTILPKDVNLETRLTRDLKLKLPILSAAMDTVTEARLAIAMAQLGGMGIIHKNLSLEQQAAEVAKVKKFEAGVIRDPITVGPETTIRDVLALTQAHNISGVPVVGSDGLLAGIVTHRDMRFETELDDPVRHIMTKKDRLVTVKEGAASDEVLQLLHRNRIEKVLVVNDDFALRGLITVKDIQKNTDFPNAAKDLSTRLLVGAAVGVGGDTDRRVEALVAAGVDVIVVDTAHGHSQGVLDRVAWVKKNFPHVQVIGGNICTGEAALALLDSGADAVKVGIGPGSICTTRVVAGVGVPQVTAIDLVAEALQDRIPLIADGGIRYSGDIGKALAAGASTIMVGGLLAGTEESPGETELYQGRSYKSYRGMGSLAAMEKGSKDRYFQDAATADKLVPEGIEGRVPYRGPVGGIIHQLMGGLRATMGYVGCATIDDMRTKPKFVKISGAGQRESHVHDVTITKEPPNYRA; from the coding sequence ATGCTGCGCATCCAGGCTGAAGCACTCACTTACGACGACGTCTCGCTCGTCCCCGCCCATTCGACCATCCTGCCCAAGGACGTCAACCTCGAAACGCGGTTGACTCGCGACCTGAAGCTGAAGCTTCCGATCCTGTCTGCAGCCATGGATACCGTCACCGAAGCCCGCCTGGCCATCGCCATGGCCCAGCTCGGCGGCATGGGCATCATCCACAAGAATCTCAGCCTGGAACAGCAGGCAGCGGAAGTGGCCAAGGTCAAGAAGTTCGAGGCCGGTGTCATCCGCGACCCGATCACCGTCGGTCCGGAAACCACCATCCGCGACGTGCTGGCCCTGACCCAGGCGCACAACATCTCCGGCGTGCCGGTGGTGGGCAGCGACGGCCTGCTGGCCGGTATCGTGACCCACCGCGATATGCGCTTTGAAACCGAGCTGGACGATCCGGTCCGCCACATCATGACCAAGAAGGATCGCCTGGTCACGGTGAAGGAAGGCGCCGCCAGCGATGAAGTGCTGCAGCTGCTGCACCGCAACCGCATCGAAAAGGTGCTGGTGGTCAACGATGATTTCGCCCTGCGTGGCCTGATCACCGTGAAGGACATCCAGAAGAACACCGACTTCCCCAACGCTGCCAAGGATCTGTCGACCCGTCTGCTGGTCGGCGCTGCCGTCGGCGTGGGTGGCGATACCGATCGCCGCGTGGAAGCGCTGGTTGCCGCCGGCGTGGACGTGATCGTGGTCGATACCGCGCACGGCCACTCGCAGGGCGTGCTGGACCGCGTGGCCTGGGTGAAGAAGAACTTCCCGCACGTGCAGGTCATCGGTGGCAACATCTGCACCGGCGAAGCTGCACTGGCGCTGCTGGACAGCGGCGCGGACGCAGTGAAGGTGGGCATCGGCCCGGGCTCGATCTGCACCACGCGCGTGGTTGCCGGCGTGGGCGTGCCGCAGGTGACCGCCATCGATCTGGTGGCCGAAGCGCTGCAGGACCGCATCCCGCTGATCGCCGACGGTGGCATCCGCTACTCGGGCGACATCGGCAAGGCGCTGGCCGCCGGTGCCTCGACCATCATGGTCGGTGGCCTGCTGGCCGGTACCGAGGAATCGCCGGGCGAGACCGAGCTGTACCAGGGCCGTTCGTACAAGAGCTACCGCGGCATGGGTTCGCTGGCCGCGATGGAAAAGGGGTCGAAGGACCGTTACTTCCAGGACGCTGCCACCGCCGACAAGCTGGTGCCGGAAGGCATTGAAGGCCGCGTGCCGTACCGCGGCCCGGTGGGCGGCATCATCCACCAGCTGATGGGCGGCCTGCGCGCCACCATGGGCTACGTGGGCTGCGCCACCATCGACGACATGCGCACCAAGCCCAAGTTCGTGAAGATCAGCGGCGCCGGCCAGCGTGAGAGCCACGTCCACGACGTGACGATCACCAAGGAACCGCCGAACTACCGCGCCTGA
- the folD gene encoding bifunctional methylenetetrahydrofolate dehydrogenase/methenyltetrahydrofolate cyclohydrolase FolD — protein MNDSVATPPARILDGRRIAEDLLDSLKVRVDARVAAGGSRPGLAVVLVGGDPASTVYVRNKRRAAEKVGIEAYDYDLPAGTTEAELLDLIDQLNADPKINGILIQLPLPGIPDARRLIQRIDPRKDVDGFHPENVGHLALREFGLRPCTPRGITTLLGHTDQPVRGRNATIVGVSNHVGRPMGLELLIAGCTVTSCHKFTPKDVLEQAVRNADILVVAVGRPGIVPGEWVKPGAVVIDVGINRLDDGRLVGDVGFEAAAERASWITPVPGGVGPMTVATLMQNTLEAAEAS, from the coding sequence ATGAACGATTCCGTCGCAACGCCTCCTGCCCGCATCCTCGATGGCCGCCGTATTGCCGAGGATCTGCTCGACAGCCTGAAGGTGCGCGTTGACGCCCGCGTCGCCGCCGGCGGCAGCCGCCCGGGCCTGGCCGTGGTGCTGGTGGGCGGTGACCCGGCCTCGACCGTGTACGTGCGCAACAAGCGCCGCGCGGCCGAAAAGGTCGGCATTGAAGCCTACGACTACGATCTGCCGGCCGGCACCACCGAGGCCGAGCTGCTGGACCTGATTGACCAGCTGAATGCCGACCCGAAGATCAACGGCATCCTGATCCAGCTGCCGCTGCCGGGCATCCCGGATGCGCGCCGGCTGATCCAGCGCATCGACCCGCGCAAGGACGTGGACGGCTTCCACCCGGAAAACGTCGGCCATCTGGCCCTGCGTGAGTTCGGCCTGCGCCCCTGCACCCCGCGCGGCATCACCACGCTGCTGGGCCACACCGACCAGCCGGTGCGCGGCCGCAACGCCACCATCGTGGGCGTGAGCAACCACGTGGGCCGGCCGATGGGCCTGGAGCTGCTGATTGCCGGCTGCACCGTCACCAGCTGCCACAAGTTCACCCCCAAGGACGTGCTGGAACAGGCCGTGCGCAACGCCGACATCCTGGTGGTGGCCGTGGGCCGCCCGGGCATCGTGCCGGGTGAATGGGTGAAGCCGGGCGCCGTGGTGATCGACGTGGGCATCAACCGGCTGGACGACGGCCGCCTAGTGGGCGATGTGGGGTTTGAAGCCGCCGCCGAGCGCGCGAGCTGGATCACCCCGGTACCGGGCGGCGTGGGCCCGATGACCGTGGCCACGTTGATGCAGAACACGTTGGAAGCGGCGGAAGCTTCCTGA
- the guaA gene encoding glutamine-hydrolyzing GMP synthase encodes MTNIHNDKILILDFGAQYTQLIARRIRELGVYCEIWAWDHNPAEIAAFGAKGIILSGGPESTTLPGAPAAPQEVFDSGLPIFGICYGMQTLAAQLGGATEAADQREFGHAEVNVINPDALFKGLSDHGGEPKLNVWMSHGDHVSVAPPGFTITATTDRIPVAAMANEEKRWYGVQFHPEVTHTLQGQALLRRFVVDVCGCQTLWTAANIIDDQIARVREQVGDDEVILGLSGGVDSSVVAALLHKAIGEKLTCVFVDTGLLRWQEGDQVMAMFAEHMGVKVVRVNAADRYFNALEGVSDPEAKRKIIGNLFVEIFDEESNKLKNAKWLAQGTIYPDVIESAGSKTGKAHVIKSHHNVGGLPEHMKLGLVEPLRELFKDEVRRLGVELGLPRTMVYRHPFPGPGLGVRILGEVKREYAELLAKADAIFIDELRKADLYDKTSQAFAVFLPVKSVGVVGDARAYEWVIALRAVETIDFMTAHWAHLPYEFLGTVSNRIINELRGVSRVVYDISGKPPATIEWE; translated from the coding sequence ATGACCAACATCCATAACGACAAGATCCTGATCCTCGATTTCGGCGCGCAGTACACGCAGCTGATCGCGCGCCGCATCCGCGAGCTGGGCGTCTACTGCGAAATCTGGGCCTGGGACCACAACCCGGCCGAGATCGCGGCGTTTGGCGCCAAGGGCATCATCCTGTCCGGTGGCCCGGAATCGACCACGCTGCCGGGCGCCCCGGCCGCGCCGCAGGAAGTGTTCGACAGCGGCCTGCCGATCTTCGGCATCTGCTACGGCATGCAGACCCTGGCCGCGCAGCTGGGCGGTGCCACCGAAGCCGCTGACCAGCGCGAATTCGGCCACGCCGAAGTGAACGTCATCAACCCGGATGCGCTGTTCAAGGGCCTGAGCGACCACGGCGGCGAGCCGAAGCTGAATGTCTGGATGAGCCACGGCGACCATGTCTCCGTTGCGCCGCCGGGCTTCACCATCACCGCCACCACCGATCGCATTCCGGTGGCCGCCATGGCCAACGAAGAAAAGCGTTGGTACGGCGTGCAGTTCCACCCGGAAGTGACCCACACCCTGCAGGGCCAGGCGCTGCTGCGCCGCTTCGTGGTGGACGTGTGCGGCTGCCAGACCCTGTGGACCGCCGCCAACATCATCGACGACCAGATCGCCCGCGTGCGCGAACAGGTGGGCGATGACGAAGTGATCCTGGGCCTGTCCGGTGGCGTCGATTCGTCGGTGGTGGCTGCGCTGCTGCACAAGGCCATCGGCGAAAAGCTGACCTGCGTGTTCGTGGATACCGGCCTGCTGCGCTGGCAGGAAGGCGACCAGGTGATGGCGATGTTCGCCGAGCACATGGGCGTAAAGGTAGTGCGCGTGAACGCCGCCGACCGCTACTTCAACGCGCTGGAAGGCGTGAGCGACCCGGAAGCCAAGCGCAAGATCATCGGCAACCTGTTTGTTGAGATCTTCGACGAAGAGTCGAACAAGCTGAAGAACGCCAAGTGGCTGGCGCAGGGCACCATCTACCCGGACGTGATCGAGTCGGCCGGCAGCAAGACCGGCAAGGCGCATGTGATCAAGAGCCACCACAACGTGGGCGGTCTGCCGGAGCACATGAAGCTGGGCCTGGTGGAGCCGCTGCGCGAGCTGTTCAAGGATGAAGTGCGCCGCCTGGGCGTTGAGCTGGGCCTGCCGCGCACCATGGTCTACCGCCATCCGTTCCCGGGCCCGGGTCTGGGCGTGCGTATCCTGGGCGAAGTGAAGCGCGAGTACGCCGAACTGCTGGCCAAGGCCGATGCCATCTTCATTGATGAGCTGCGCAAGGCGGATCTGTACGACAAGACCAGCCAGGCGTTTGCCGTGTTCCTGCCGGTGAAGTCGGTGGGCGTGGTGGGTGATGCGCGGGCTTATGAGTGGGTGATTGCGCTAAGGGCCGTGGAGACGATTGACTTCATGACCGCGCATTGGGCGCATCTGCCGTATGAGTTCCTGGGGACCGTGAGCAACCGGATCATCAATGAGTTGCGGGGGGTTTCAAGGGTTGTCTATGACATCTCGGGGAAGCCGCCGGCTACTATTGAGTGGGAATGA